AGGCAGAGGATCCAGAGTAGGCCGATATGAGGCAACAAATAATTATGAATACAGTACATCTTTCTCTTGTACCTCCACACGAAGTTGTCCGCACACTCACACTATCACCCACAGGGGAGCACAGGGGGAGTAACACAGGTTCCGGGAATTACGAGGAGGTGGAATGTGATTCTGCAGTGGAGGGGTCAGAGATGaaaactggaggaggaggttgcgAGAGACGGGGGGACTCTACTCCTCCAACGTACGGAAGGAATTCTGCatgtcctccagcagctgagCGTAGTCGGCCTTAATCTTCGCCTCGCCCTCCTTCACTGGgtcctgcacagacacacgggAAGACATTCTTAAGAGCgcgaacagaaaaagaaaatgcctgAGCAGAATGTTTTTGCGTTATGTGTGACCTACACTCTCATGGTGCTGTACATATATCAGGTCGTCGCATTAGTGGCTTTTCAATACACTCCCTTCCTCCTGGGACGATATTCGTAATGACTTGAAATTGTCAGAGCTGATTAGATTGGGTTTTTGCTTTTAACTATTTTGTTGCTTCGGAAACCCATACCAATTATGcatcttttattcttttgtagCATCAGAGCGGGTCTCTCTTtatgatttataacatcagatatatacgcacgcacgcacacacacacaccttgaatTTCATGGAGCTGATCCTGTAGAGGATTTCCCCCATGTGCTCCCTGATCATGGCCCAGGTGATCTTGTTGTCGCTCTGAGCCGTGGTCTCCACTGCGTGCCGCGCCATGTCGTAGAACGCAATCATGTTGGATAGGATGCCCACCGTTTTATAGAAGGGACAGAACCTGCAGAGACGGGTAAAAAGATTCAAATCTGTAATTCTGTCATGTTTTAAGCCATTAAACCTTTTAATTCTGATCAGGTTTTTTTGTGATATACCGTTACCTGTCATAAGGAGTGTAACCGTTCTGCTGCAGGAAGTCGTCTTTGATCAGTTTGGCCACTTCCAGGGTGATTTTATCCGTTTCTGCCAGTGACGCCTGTTAAAGTGGCGATCAGGTCAGCACTTTTCATTTAACCTTTATAAAAACGTCAATGTTTTCGAACAAGCGGACACACAATATATGCAAGTACGTCATATTTTTGTGCAATGTGTATCTAACAGGAAGAAAACCGAAGGGTTCAGCCAAAGATCAAACCTCTGCCACAGGCTCAATGCTGACTAACCTTTCCGACGAGCTGCACGATCTCAGccaggtcctcctcctcctgcaggatcTCCTTGGACTTAGTACGCAGGGGCACGAATTCGGGGAAGTGCTTGTCGTAGTACTCGTCCAGAGCACGGGTGTATTTGCTGTAGCTGATGAGCCAGTTCACAGACGGAAAGTGCTTCCTCTGCGCCAGCTTCTTATCCAGACCCCAGAACACCTGAGAAAGGAAAACGCGGTAACTGAACTGCTGAAAGCGACTTGATCTACCTAGTTGGGAGCGACGGTGGGATCAGAGTTTGATTATTCACCTGTACAATACCAAGTGTGGCTGAAGTAACGGGGTCAGAGAAGTCACCACCAGGAGGTGAAAcactgggaaagaaaaaaaacattttcatttccagtcCATAAAAACACGTGCAGAGTAATGTCTCCCTCTAGTGAAGTGAAGCTGTACTCACGCTCCTACGATACTGACGCTGCCCTCTCTCTCAGGGTTGCCCAGACACTTCACCCTGCCGGCCCGCTCATAGAAGGAGGCGAGACGGGCGCCCAGGTAGGCGGGATACCCACTGTCTGTGGGCAAACATGACAAATACCAGATTTTTATACATAACTGACAAACCTTCCGCATTATAGGTGGTAAAACAAAGAGGTAGGAGCTCCACTCTGAGACATTCAAGCATCTCAAGTATCTCCAAAGTTCACAGAGCCCTTTTAGTGACATCCTCATAAgatccacagaaaaaaattcaacactgacagaaactgcaaatataaatatttaagaaGCACAAActctttttacttttatcattaaaaaaatagtttaatgaTTAATcgttgcagattcatttttagATTAGTCGATCAACTAATGGTCTAATCCTTTCAACTATAGTGAGATCACACAACCTTGTGCTGTTCGTTAGTATATTAAGCTGTAAGGAAtcagcaacaaacacaaaactcttCCCATTTCTTTTGACACCGATATGAGAagtcaaaaaaggaaatgagtgTGTCTTTTTGGCACGAGGAGAAGATTGTGTACATTTTGGGAAACTCCCAGATTCACTGCTTCTTCGTTTTATGAATGCCGAAACTGATCACCAAAAAAAGATCTGATTCACACAAAAATTATTTTATCCAGTAAGAACTCCTGATGCCATGAGAAGAATTataaacaagcaaacaacaGCAGTTGCTGTGTTTCTTCCCATTGCGAGAAATTCATTACAGAAGCGTGAATCTTTATAACAAGCTCCAGGGGAATCCAAACTTACCAGCAGGCATCTCAGCCAGACGGCCGGAAATCTCCCTGAGAGCCTCTGCCCAGCGGGAGGTGGAGTCGGCCATCATGCTCACATTGTATCCCATGTCTCGGAAGTACTCCGACAGCGTGATACCTGCCAAGacaaagtcagtcagtcagtgcaCATGTGGTCATGTGAGCTCATCTACAAGCAATCGCAGAACAAATGAGTCAGCCACTGTGCATGTTAAACACCTGTGTAGATGGAGGCTTCTCTGGCAGCTACAGGCATGTTGGAGGTGTTGGCTACCAGCGCTGTTCTCTTCATGATGCTCTCCGTCTTCCCATCCACCTCCATGGTCAGCTGTCGGCCGGACAACCACGACAACAACGTCCATTACCCACGAAAGTCTCTCTAAATCAGTAATATAACGGCAACCGGCGTCGCTGCTCACCTCAGGGAAGTCCCGCAGCACTTCTGACATCTCGTTACCACGTTCCCCGCAGCCCACGTAAACAATGACATCGCTGTTGGAGTACTTGGACAGGGACTGGGAGATGACGGTCTTACCGCAACCAAAGGCTCCTGGGATGGCCGTGGTTCCTCCCTGCACACATCTGCACAAAGAAATGaggaaattaaaagacaaaaggcaAAACTTCTCGAGttaaaagatgaagaggaggatgtgggACTGACGGGAAAAGGGCGTCCAGCACTCTCTGTCCGGTCAGCAGCGGGTGATTGGCGGGCAGCTTCTCTGTGACAGGCCGCACCTGTCTGACAGGCCACACCTGCACCATCGTGAACTTCTCCTTCACCCCCTCAAACTCCAGCTCCATGACCACGTcctgacagacaggcacacacacacgactttaACACTTAGCAACATCTCTTGGAAtaaagcagagctgcagctggaggcgCGTTGAGCTCACGTTGACGTCGTAGTTCCCAGGAGGAGCCACGTAGGTCACTGTGCCTCTGTTTTTGGGGGGCAGCATGATCTTGTGCTTGATGAGGGAGTTCTCAAACACCATACCATAGATGTCTCCGCCGGTGATGTGACTGCCAACCTaacagtgagagaggagaagagacataCTCAAAAGTCTAATTCATCAAATGATTCCAGCGTgtctggggaaaaaagtgaGCAGCCACGTACCCGCAGGCTCTTGATGGGATTGAACTCCCACTTGAGGTCTCGGTTGAGGGCTCCGATGTTCACGCCCCTGGGGATGTAGATGCTCTGCGTGATGTCGTTGATGTCCTTCAGGGGTCGCTGGATGCCATCAAAGATGGACCCCATGATTCCCGGGCCCAGCTCGACGGAGAGAGGCTTCCCCGTCCGCAGCACAGGATCGCCGACGGACACGCCGGCTGTGATGCAGCTCAGGAAAATCCAGCAAACTCGGACCAGAGTCTAGAACAGTTTCTGAGAGGAACTTCGTCCTTGAATATATACTAAATAGTTCAGTCTAACGCTACAGCCCTGCAATGATATCCTACCTTCTTCTAATATGTATTCTACTCTGAATGACAAATGGGGTAAACACCTCTCAGTATAACACAGTGCCATATAACAGCAACATATATGACTATCTCTTAAACAGTTTCGATAATGATAAATTGGACATTTTAACCTTCATGAAGTGGGGATTTGTTGCAGGACTGTTCCATTGGGATGTTCGTTTAAgataggtgtacctaataaactggcaacttAGCGCACAATGTATTTAATGAATAATGTAGGTTCACATCAGTTTAATATAAAACACTAGAATCAGATTAATGCGAGAAAGTGTGCAGTTCATTGTTAGTTTCAGTGTTCAgtatcaacacacacatttggcttCTATTACATTCAccattgctctctctctctcttttgtcattttaaggCCCCTGACTGAATCCAGCTGTTGGCTTCAAACAAAAGCATGTTCATAAGAGCAGTGAAAAAAGGGGAGGACATTGCTCAACAGTAAGGATACACGTCTCCTCATAGACCTGGATGGTCGCCATGTCTCCCTCCAACCGGATGATCTCTCCAACCAGCTCGCTGTGGCCGACACGCACCAGCTCATACATGGCTGCTCCCGCCATGGCGGTAGCCGTCACCACTAGAAATACAGACAAGGTAGAAATCATGACGCCGAATGCATCTACACTGATATTGTTGGACAGATGTGGAATtgatatagtttttttcttttaaatatccACAATTGTCCTGTCAGCTATATCATACACTAAATCATTTTTCACTGTCAAGAGATGTTGTCAACCTGGTCCAGAGACTCCATGGACATATCCaaactcgctctctctctccccatccctGATCTTGGGCAGCTTGGATAGGTCCATCTTCACAGCTTTGTTAGTCTAACTgtgaggagagcagaggggagaagagaCATTTACTGTTACAGCCACTTTCAACAACATGACATCTGCATTTTAATAACTTCAGATTTTATTAGCAGCCATTTAGCTGTATTGAACTGTGGTCCCCTGTCACAAAGTCTGGTTGAGAGTGTGTTTGATTACTGCTGCTGTTACAGTTCACTTCATCACACTGGCGACAATCCTATGAAAACCATGAAATCTACACACGTGGGTTAGGGGTTATGTGTTTATACACTTGCTGCTCACAAGGATAAGACATGAGACATTGAGTTGGCATCATTTTTGCCAACtcgcaaaacacaaaaatgacatgaatataaaaaagggcatcattcttttttatatccacttaaaaatgaaatatattattgtaATGCATACACAAACTTCTGCCTGCCGTTTTGTTGGCAGCGCCTCCTGCAACAATGGCCACCTCAAGGAAAATACAGCAACATCACTGCTCACGTCTCCATATCTCAGCGTTGTGATCTAGgacaccccctcctccccctcctcggcAGCTGACAGACCTCAGTTCCAGTgctacagtcagtcagtgtgacgTGTCAGGCTAACATTAGAGGGGGAATCCCTCACACTGCAGCATGTTCCTCTGTTCCCCTTCACACACGTACACCGTGCTCCTTAGTAATAGCATCACTGTCTCCAACTCTAATGTCTCCATcctattattcatattttttttccatcacgtCTGCCAGACACCACGCCAACTCAATTTGCCCAACATGCAGGagcgacacaaacacaagctgtCCTCAGTCGTGACAAAAACCCATCTCCACAGAGGGGCGGACTGCGGGTGCCGTTCACACACTGAAGAGCAGCCTCATCTGCAATATACTGAGACAGAGACCAAGCCAACACACTCACATCACTGAGTTTTTGCATCCCTCATTTCTCATTCTCTGTCCATCCCATCACACATCCAATACATCTGTGCACTTTTCTCGTCCTTCCCACCAATGCAGAGATCTTCCTGTTTACGCTCAGCTGATTCACCCATCTGTGCAGGAGCAcagcagctccaccaacagGTCAATGCAGTGATTACAAGTACACCTATAAGGGCTTCACTCCCTTCCCCTggtctatcttttttttttttaagaccaaAAATCAGACCACATCCTCTTGCTTTCGAATTcgaattatttttgttttttaattgatgacAAGCTGAGCGCACCTCGACTATTTACAGGTATTCTTGTAAAGTGGCGATGTCAATGTCTGCCtcgtgtttttttatttgttttttttttaagatccaTCAAAGAGCAGCATACAGTAGGAAGATAAGGCCCattgttttaatgatttaatttattcaagATCACAGACAACTCTCTCCCCGGCTTGATTTATACAAACCATACCGATCAACTAGAAACTAGAATTACGAATAaaccttgtttaaaaaaaaaaacaacaatattttgtGACCCTAACATTACAAGATGTGTTACGTGCAGTAACGGTCAAATTGTCATGTGATACTCAGCGAGGCAACATTTCCTCATGACTCCCAGATAGACTGGTTGTCAGACATAGCACTTGATCATATGATCCTGACACATGACTAGCTGTGAGCCTCTTTAAGGAAGTGTAAAACTGGCATGGTGCAAAACTGGGAAGTACAAAATGATTTCTGTGTGGACACCACCACTGTCCTCCACAGAATAATGTGGCCAGCTAAAGATGACTTTATCCTCCAGCACTGCACCACTGACCTTAGACTTGGTGGCTAATTTGTGATGGTTGGAATTACTTTCAGTTGTCATTTACTTTCAGATTCAAAGTGAAAGAAGTGAAAGAAGGGCCAGGAGGGTTGTTAgccaggcagagagacaggtgggctGTTTGTGCATCACCTCTGCGACAGAGGATGATTCTCTCTTCAGTACCTCATCACTGAGTGTGCGTGTAAAATGCAAAGATGGGGCTAACACTAGAAAGTGGCGTTCAGGTGCACATATCTGATGTCCGAGCAAAAGGCAGGCTGAGAAATGTTACATGTATGTGAGAGGACCACCACAGAACCTCCTCGCACACCGACGTTAATTGCAGACTCCTTGGATTGCAGGTAGCCGATCGCATGAAACTCAGCTacgtttggtttttaaaaatacatacagaGTCCAACATCCGGCCGATAGATCGTAAACAAACACGTCTGTAATTTCCACTCGGTCCCACTGAGTGTTGATTATCAAAGACGTTAGCTAACTCCGTGGGTCGTTCGCTTTTGTGAAAGAAGATAGCAGGACTTGTCTCTCGGCCTGGTTGGCATTTCGCTGGCTCCACCGTTTTGACGCAACGGGACACGACGACACGATTTCTACAACAATGCGAATGTCGGCTTGTAATATCGACATGGCGCAGCGCAGGtggataataaaataatttttgtatttacCGTATGAATGTGAAGTGGTCGTCTACTTGTCGTGCCTCGGCGGAGAAACGGTGCGTGCTCCGATGCGTGACAGCAGACTGAGATCAGCTGACTTCATTCAGTCGCTCGCTCGGTGGTTTTTACTGCTGGGACCTTGTAACCGCCGCCATTTTGGATCCGCCTCCGCGAACCGCCGCAAAGATTTACCGAGTGTTGGTCATCGTTTTAAAGGGCcaacaaaagaacagaaaaaaaagtcactgaaaccaaaattaactttgtgATCTTAAtggacattattattaattagtTTGAAAGCTCATTTCCTGAACTGatccctttttaaaaagttgactTATAACtctaaaatctaaaatctacaaaactaaaaatgttctATCATACATTTGTATAAGATAGTTGGTAAAATTGTGGTGAGATCCAAAACATATACAACCGAAACTACATTTAGGATCATTTCAGACTTCTGAACTGATGGACAGCTGAAATGTAGCTTTTAAAATAAAGGAGATGTCTGTGACTATGAATTTGTAGAAATTGTACATTCCCCAGTGCGACTATTATTCAACAGGATTCACAGCCTCTGCATTTGACCCTAATCTTGGTACCCTGCCATATAGAGGGCCCCTTGTTGAAATAGGctttaatattttagtttaatttatattcctaaaacatttttgctttcaATAAATTATCGTGACTACACATAGATAAAGTAGTAAATACCCAGTTTTTACACCAGGTTAATACGACCATGCAGTCAGGCTATGATAATTATGATATTGTGAATCTTACATCACATAAGCTTAAGGTATTGGGTCATTTATCTCTCGCGTGGTGAATATCTTTGCAGCAGCCTTTGAGCCAAAATGAAAGTTCTATCACAAATTGCTGTGATAAAAGATTTACTCATAAAagtgtcactctccctctcaaaatatgatttaaatgttCATGTTAATGCAGAGAAATTTTCTATATCTACGAATTATAATTACTGATACATTTTTATAGTTGTATCTAGTCATGTATGTGCGTAATggtttatgattttgttttaattagtgtgatcaatattttcattttctaaaggCAAAGTCACCGAAATCACAAAAACTATTACATACATTAAAGCAGTGGTTGTTGTAATATGACATACATAAGTCAAATTAGAGTAGTTTTACCCTGAGTAAGGACTCACAGGCTGTGCTCCTCAAAGATTTCTTACAAGATTTCTCCCGCCTTGTTTGCTATGAATGATATGACAGATCTTAATCCCAACCATGGACCTAGCCGAGGTAACCCTAAAGTCTTACGAACACTTATTGCATAACACAACCTAATCAcagattttaaatgtgttttatatggCTGCCTTAATTCTCTTTAGTGTAAATGTAATATACTAACCCAGAGCTGGATTACCAACTGGACAAAGCAGGCCCCCGGTCCATCGAAAGCTCCAGGTTTACTACATATAATTTGGCTCCACATAATAAGTAACATATCAGCTCTGGCGGCATCACTTTCAGCTTCTCTCCTTCAGTGTAAATTGTTCTGGAGGTTTTTACCTGGGGTAAAATTATCCACAGAGGTCTTCTCCTGTCCAAAACCAACAGACTTGGTGATTGAATCCGGTAAAATCACCAAAATACAATATAGATGCACTTCGGTGGGCACAGGACGTCTCAGAGGGGCAAGTGGCCGAGCTGATGCTAACGTTTGCTCAGCTTGTGTTTCTGATAAGTTAAGATCCACACGTCCAATGTCTAAAAACTTTAAACTGGATAAAATAGGctatatctttaaaaacaaccaaTATATGAAATGTGTATTGTAAATAAATGGCTTAAAACTGGACAAAAGTCAATATTGAAGTACCACTACCTTGAATCAAATAGTAGTTAGAAAGCCCTGAAAAATTCGGGATGATGTCagaaaacacaactcaacaaaAATGCATAACACAGGTCTAGTCGTATTTTTGacaatttaattaaaactttAATGATTGATTATATAGTCTACAAAACCTCAGAAAAATTAACTATTCACCATTGTTTTAGATTTGTACattcaatgcaaaaaacaaatccattacATCTAGCTGTGTCATCTtagatttaattaaaatcaatcaattttCGTTCAGTCGTAAATTAATCAGAGAGCACTGAAACTGCCCTGAGCCATACAGCCTGACAGACCAAACCCAGGTCCAAAAAGTCTGAAAACCAATATGCACTAGTGCTTGTGCGCATGCGGGGGTCAGAGTTGACAGTCTCCACAGTCGTGGAGGAGTGCGGCGGCTAAGCTAACTGCTACCATCGCAACTAGCTACATGTGGAGGGTAAACGGGAGGCATCCCTGACCCTAAATCTGTCAAATTTCCTCCTTTTTACCCCCAAACAACGGTTAAGTTCGGGCTAGTCGAAAATAGGGGATAATATCCGTTTACGATGAAAGGGTGAGTGTACGCCTTTGAATCGCGAATAAGTAGCCTAGCACGAGTAAagtttttcatgtattttttttccccttacgAGAGGAGGCGGGGAGTAGACGGCGAGGCTAGCTAGcgagctagttagctagctcGCTAAGCCGCCTTCATTTCGATGTAGGACCGAAAATACAAACGACAGCAGCGTCGCCGACGCGCTCGTGTCACGAATATTCACGTTAAGTTCGAACCGCTGCTCGGTTCGCGTAGATCGCGAACGAACAAAGCTAACAAGTTAGTTGCTACCGAGGAGCTGAGTCAGTAAAGCCAGTTTAGCTAAGCTAAATAGACAGCCCCCTGTATCCccgatcgtgtgtgtgtgcccgcgtcAAAGTCGACGACAGCTCGGCTGAACTTCAAGCCAACGCGGCGACGTCAGGCGACCGAATTATCAGACGTATTTCTTAGCACAGTTAGCTGGTCTTGGGTAGCTCCGTGTCAGGGGTGTGTTTGACATCACAGCCGACACCAACTTCGGAGTTTCTGGTCGCTCGCTCGGCGTAACTCGATCTGTCAAAGCGAAGCGCTCGCGGGTGATGCTCCACGTTCTGAGTGACACACTTTTGACGAAGTTTCGCGATTCTCGGGTGACACGAGTCGACTGTGTTAAATTGCTACAGTTTAGGATTTCACACACTTTCGCCGTCCGATGAGTGTGTGGACGGATGCTGGCTCTGCACATCCTCAATGAACCGCACGTGACCAACAGCTGTTATTTTGGGAAGGGAGTTGGTCCTAAAAATACCACAGTGAACCACTCGACCCGGCATAAACGGACTGTTGTGTTCGGGTTACTCCAGATTGCCTGTTGCATGTCCGGACTTGGGAGATGAATCATCAATCATTTTTGTGCCAAAATTAAAATAGTTAAAGAgagttcaacatttaaaaatttcCCCCAAATGAATCGGTTTTCAAAATAGTGCAAAGTTAATTTGGTGCTGCTTCTCTGACCCTGCAATTATTATCAATTGAAGTTATTAAGACACCTTTGCAATACATTGTTATGTTCACTCTCTTAATGCATTTTGAGTCTTGAGAATCTGCAGTAGGATTTTTGCATCCCATGGTCAGCTGTTTGACCGCTTCGCTCTTGTTCCAGTAGCCGGATCGAGCTGGGGGACGTCACGCCCCACAACATTAAGCAGCTTAAACGCCTGAACCAAGTCATCTTCCCTGTCAGCTACAACGACAAGTTCTACAAAGATGTGCTGGAAGTGGGGGAGCTTGCAAAGCTAGGTAAGAGAcacgatgtaaaaaaaaatttttaaaatctttgtgATGACAGTAGGtattagaaagagaaaaatgagcaGTGGACgctcaaaaaaacactgacagtatATAAGAAAGTATTCATGGATACCTGCTTGATTAccacatgtatatattttcactgACAGCAAAACCTCAAATGTCTCTGCTATGCAGTCAAGAAGTCATTGCTGTTTAGGTTATAAGACATTGGGGGCTCCTTGTCATTTCGGTGGTGCATCtgtgaaatcatttcatttgtcttgcAGCATACTTCAATGACATCGCAGTGGGTGCTGTGTGCTGCAGAGTGGACCACTCTCAGAACCAGAAGAGACTGTACATCATGACACTTGGCTGTCTAGCACCCTACCGTAGACTTGGAATTGGTAAGTTGCTCTGTGTCCCCCTGGAGACACTGTAACAA
This window of the Scophthalmus maximus strain ysfricsl-2021 chromosome 21, ASM2237912v1, whole genome shotgun sequence genome carries:
- the atp6v1ab gene encoding V-type proton ATPase catalytic subunit A gives rise to the protein MDLSKLPKIRDGERESEFGYVHGVSGPVVTATAMAGAAMYELVRVGHSELVGEIIRLEGDMATIQVYEETSGVSVGDPVLRTGKPLSVELGPGIMGSIFDGIQRPLKDINDITQSIYIPRGVNIGALNRDLKWEFNPIKSLRVGSHITGGDIYGMVFENSLIKHKIMLPPKNRGTVTYVAPPGNYDVNDVVMELEFEGVKEKFTMVQVWPVRQVRPVTEKLPANHPLLTGQRVLDALFPCVQGGTTAIPGAFGCGKTVISQSLSKYSNSDVIVYVGCGERGNEMSEVLRDFPELTMEVDGKTESIMKRTALVANTSNMPVAAREASIYTGITLSEYFRDMGYNVSMMADSTSRWAEALREISGRLAEMPADSGYPAYLGARLASFYERAGRVKCLGNPEREGSVSIVGAVSPPGGDFSDPVTSATLGIVQVFWGLDKKLAQRKHFPSVNWLISYSKYTRALDEYYDKHFPEFVPLRTKSKEILQEEEDLAEIVQLVGKASLAETDKITLEVAKLIKDDFLQQNGYTPYDRFCPFYKTVGILSNMIAFYDMARHAVETTAQSDNKITWAMIREHMGEILYRISSMKFKDPVKEGEAKIKADYAQLLEDMQNSFRTLEE
- the naa50 gene encoding N-alpha-acetyltransferase 50 isoform X2, with the protein product MKGRIELGDVTPHNIKQLKRLNQVIFPVSYNDKFYKDVLEVGELAKLAYFNDIAVGAVCCRVDHSQNQKRLYIMTLGCLAPYRRLGIGTKMLNHVLNICEKDGTFDNIYLHVQISNESAIDFYQKFGFEIIETKKNYYKRIEPADAHVLQKSLRSPCAPPTGELQKGE
- the naa50 gene encoding N-alpha-acetyltransferase 50 isoform X1; this encodes MKGSRIELGDVTPHNIKQLKRLNQVIFPVSYNDKFYKDVLEVGELAKLAYFNDIAVGAVCCRVDHSQNQKRLYIMTLGCLAPYRRLGIGTKMLNHVLNICEKDGTFDNIYLHVQISNESAIDFYQKFGFEIIETKKNYYKRIEPADAHVLQKSLRSPCAPPTGELQKGE